TGCGGCTCATCGCGCGGCTGGACCGGAGCCCGGGCTTCACCGCGCCCGTGGAGGTCTCCCTGCGCGTGCCGCCGCGAACAGTTCTCCGGGAGGGCCCCACGTCGCCCATCGTCCTGGACGGAGACACGCGGGAAGTGCCCTGGACCCTGGGCCTGACCGAGGGCTCCCGCCCCGACGACGACCTCGTGCTGCTGGCGAGCGCCGCGGGCGAATCCTTCGGCGTCCACGCGGAGGCGCGCTACCACTTCGGCCGGCCGCTCACGGAGTCACCGCGTCCCACGCCCACGGGGCCTCCGCTGCCAGAGGCCCTCATGCGCTCCCGCGAGTAACCCCGGGCTCAATCCAGGTTGAAGTACACCTCGTCGATGGCGCCGTGGAACTGGTCGTTGTTGTTCCCGGCGCTCTTGGCCCCGATGCCGACGGACTGGCCCGTGGGGTTGATGTCGTAGGTGCTGGCGAGCAGCGCGCTGCCCCGGGCCACGTTGTCGATGAGGATGGTCAACGTGGTGCTGGTGCGCTGACACGTCACCTTGTGCCAGACGCCATCCGCGATGCCCACGGACGCCTTGACGATGACTGCGTCCGCGCCGCCGGTGGTGCGCACGACGCAGCTGGGCTTGCCCGTCACCGCGTCGTCCAGCTGCAGCTTCCACTGGGGCGTGGAGGAGAGCCCCTTCTGCACCAGGTTGGAGCCGTGGTCCGTGCTCAGCTCCGCGAGCGTCACGCGAACCCGCGCCCCGAAGGAGAACAGCGCCGTGCCCGGGTTGAGCGACGCGGAGTCCGCCGCGCTGATGAACGCCTTCGCGCATGCCGTCCCGATACAGACGGCGGGGAAGCGCACCCCCTGGCCCTCGTATCCCGCCGCCTCCACCGTGACGGCGCCGCCGTTGCTCGACTGCGCCGTGCCGGTGTGGCCCTTGCCGCTGTCGTCCACCACGGTGGTCACCGGGTCGGACACCGACTCGAATTTGTAACGCAGCTTCTGGCTCACCGCGCCGGCCGTCACCGGCCCCAGCAGCAACACCGCGGCCAGTCCCACGCGCATCGGATGGTTTCTCATGAGGGTCCTCAAGGTACGTCCACGGCCAGCTTCTGCAGCGCGCTCTTCGCGTCCGCGTGGTCCGGCTGCAACTGCACGGCGGCCTCGTATTCCTTCTTCGCCTCGGGCTTGCGGTTGGTGGCCTCCAGCAGCTGCGCGAGCGCGAAGTGCGGCTCGCCCGCGCTCGCGTCCACCTGCGACGCGCCCCGGAACGCCTTCTCCGCCTCCGGCAGCTTGCCCTGTCGGTACAGCGTGTGCCCCAGGTACAAGAGGCCCAGCGAGTTGCGCGGCTCCACCGCCAGCACGTCGCTCAGCACCTGGAGCGCCTTGGCCTCGTCCCCGCCGCGCAGGTACAGGAAGCCCAGCTCCGCGCGGGCCTCCAACTGCGCGGGGTCCTTCGTCACCACCGCCTCCAGCTCCGGCACCGCCAGGTCCGGCCGGCCGCGCCGCGAGTGCAGGATGCCCAGCCGCGCGAGCGCCGCTGTGTCCGCCTCTTCGCCTTGCGCGGGCGTGAGCAGCTTCTCCGCCGCCACGTAGTCGCCCATCGCGAGCAGCAGGTCCGCCAGGCCCAGCTTCGCCGCGCGGTGCTTCGGATCCTCCTGGAGCACGGCCTCGTAGAGGGGCCGCGCCTGGGCGCCCACGTGCTTCTTCGCGTACGCCTCCGCCAGCATCAGCCGGTTCTCCACCGTGGGCTGGAGCTTCACGCAGGCCGAGTACTGCGCGATGGCGCCGTCCAGGTCGCCCTTGGCCTTGAGCGCGTCGCCGTAGCCCGCGCGCACGCCGGGCTCGTCCGGGAAGGTCTCCACCGCCGTCTTCAGTGTGGCCACCGCGTCGTCCACCTTGCCCAGCTCCAGGTACGCGCGCGCCAGGCCCTGGTAGGCCTCCGTCGTCTTCTTGCCGTCGTCCGCGCTCTTCTCGATGGCCTTCTGGAACGCGGACACCGCCTGCGTCTTCTTGCCCTGCGCCAGGTACAGCTGGCCCAGTTGCGTGTACGGGCCGCTCGCGCGGCGGGGCTCCAGGAGCAGCGCCTTCTCGAAGGCCTTCGTCGCCCGGGCGTTCTCCCCCAACTGGAAGCACGCGAGCCCCAGGTTGAAGTGCGCCTCCGCGTACTTCGGATCCAACGTGATGGCCTTCTGGAACGCCTCCGCCGCCTTGCGCGCGTTGCCCTGGCCGTCCAGCACCACGCCCAGGTTGTTCTGCGCGCGCGCGTGCCTGGGGTCCGCCTTGAGCGCCGCCTGGTACTCCGCGAACGCGCCCGTGACGTCGTTCTCCCGCATCAGCACGACGCCCAGGTTGTAGTGCGCCTCCGCGTCGCCGTCCTTCTGGCGGATGGCCTCGCGCAGCGTCTCCTTCGCCTCCGCGGCCAGCCCCTTCTCCGCCAGCGCCTTGCCCAGGTTCACCCGCGCCACCTGGAGCGCGCCGTCCAGCTTCAGCGCTTCTCGGTAGGCCTCGATGGCGTCGTCCGTGCGGTTCGCGCGCTGGAGCACCTCGCCCAGGTTGAAGCGCAGCTCCGCGTCCTTGGGCGACAGCTCCGTGGCCACGGAGTACTGCGTGATGGCCTCGTCCGTGTCGTCCTGGATGCGCGCCAGCAGGCCGCGCTCCGAGCGCAGCGTGGCCTCTTCCGGGAAGGCCGCCAGCGCCGCGTCCAGCACCGCCTTGGCCTTGGGCACGTCACCGGACAGCCGCAGCGCGCGCGCGAGCGCGACCTTCGCGGGGACGCCGTCCGGCGTGAGCCCGACGAGCTTCGTCAGCGGCGCCACCGCGCGGCGCGGCTGGTTCTGCGACAGGAAGGCCGTGCCCAGCTTGTAGAGCGCGTCCGGGTCGTCCGGGAGCTTGTCCGCGCGCGCGGCGGCGGGCTTCTCCGGTGGAGGTGCCTCCGGCGCGGGAGCCTGGGCCGTCAGCAATTGAAGGAGAAGGACTCCGGCTTTCGTCATCACAGGTTCTCCACGTACGGGCTGGCGCGCGCGTCGAAGGTCTTCTTGGCGAGGGCGGCCTTCTTCGCCTCCCACGCCTCCTTCGCCGCCTGCGCTTCCTTCGTGTCCCCCCCGAGGTTCGCGCGCTCTTCCTTCACGGCGGCCTCGCACTCGGACACCTGCTCCTCGAAATCCTTCGGCTCCAGGCGCTCACTGCCCTGCACCTTCGCCTTGCGCGCCGACGTCAGCCGCGCCAGTTCGAAGCGGGCGAACGCGCAGCGCAACGACAGCTTCTCCACCTCGCGCAATCCCACATTGAGGCGCTGGTGCGCGCGCAAATACTCCACGCGGGCCTCCGACTCCGCGATGGCCAGCTGCGCCACCTCGCGGGAGGACGCGTCCTGCGCGCGGTCCTCTTCGTCCTCGGCGGCCTCCTGGCGGGACTTCGCCCGGCGGATGTTGTCGCGCGCGCGGTTGATCTCATTGTCCGCCTCGTCCACGCGGTCGATGGCCAGCGCCAGGTCGTTCTCCGCCTCCAAGAGCTCGATGCGCGTCTCGTACGGCAGCTTCTTCACCAGCGCGTCCGGCACGCGCATGCCGTAGCTCGGGCCGCAGGCGGCGGTCAGGAGGGACAGGCTGAGGAGCAGGTGGCGCTTCATGGAGCGATGGCCTCGAAACGGCTGAAGAGGGTCCGGCCGGAGTAGACGTCGGTGCCGTTGGTGAACGTGACGTTGAACTCGCCCGACACCCGGTCCCCGGTGTTTTTCGGAAGGGACTTCACGAAGAGGTTGCCGCGCACGAGCGGCGGGAAGGGACGCACCGGCTCATCCAGCACGCTGCGGTCCACGCTGCCCCGCTGCGAGCCGTCCTCCAGCGCCTCCGCCAGGTCGATGTCCAGCGAGCCCGCGTACTCGTTGTCCGGCAGCATGTCCGCCACCCGCGCGCTCACCTTCAACACCACGTCCTGCCCGCTGCCCTGCGTGTTGACGAAGCTCACCGCCAGCGTGCCCTCCGCCAGGGCCGCCTCCGTGCGCTGGTAGCGCAGGTCGAGGAGCTCCGACACGCTGCCCTCCACCCGGCCGCCCTCCTCACCACACGCGGTGGCGACGAGCGCGAACAGCACCGGGGCGATGCGGCGGAGGGGCGCGCTCACTTGCATGCCTTCCACCCCGCGTCCACGTCCGGGCCGTTGAGCGTGCCCATGTCCTTGAGCACGGCCAGCTCGCGGCGCGCGCCGTCCGTGTCGCCGAAGCGGCAGCGCAGCGCGGCCAGGTTGAGGCGGGCCTTGTCGTAGGTGGGGTCCGCCTCCAGCGCCTTGGCGTACGCCGCCCGGGCGCCCATGGCATCCCCCAGGTTGAGCATGGCCCAGCCCAGCGCCGCGTGCGCGGACGCGCGCGTGTCCTGCAACTCCGTCACGCGCCCGAAGGTCAGCTGCGCCATGCCGTACTGGTGCGCGTCCAGGTAGCCCATGCCCAGGGCCTCCAGCGCCTCCGCGGTGAGCACCTTCTCCGCCTTCTTGCGCAGGTCCTCCAGCGCCGCGGGCTGCGTGGGCGCGGCCGGCTGCGGCACCGGCAGCGCGGCCACGTCCGTGCGGTTGCGGCAACCCACCACCGCCGCGTTGAAGACCTCCAGCGACTCCGCGCGGGACAGGCAGGCCTTGAAGGCTTCGTCCGAGCGGGACTTGAGCGGCCCCACCTGCTGCTTCACCGCGTCCTGGAACTGCTTCGTCTCCGCGGCGGACAGCCCGCCGGGCACCGGCGTCTGGTCCACCACGTCCGCGATGTGGCCGTACGCCAGGGCGATCTTCCACAGCGACGCCACCGCCCACTCCGGATACCCGAGCGACGCGGCCTGCGTGTACACGCCCTCCATGGCCTGGAGCGCGGCGACCTTCTCCTCCACCTTGTCGGCCGGCAGGTCCTTGTAGCCGCGGTACAGAATCTCACCCAGGTACCAGAGCCCCTTGGCAGCCTCCTCCGTCTGGCCGTTGGGGCCCTGCACCGCGGGGGTGAGGGTGGAGATGAGCGCATCCGGCGGAGCGGTGGGCGCGGTGGTGGCCTGCACCTCCGCGAGCACCGCCGCGGCGGCCACGTTGTTCTTGTCCAGCTTGATGGCGGTCTCCGCCGCCGTCTTCGCGCGGGCGTAGTCCTTCTGCTTCAGGCGCGTCTCCGCGAGCAGCGCCAGCACCTCGCCCTTGCGCGCGCCCGCGGACTCCGACGCCGTCTCCAGGTTGCGGGACGCTTCCTTGTACTCACCCAGCGCGATGCGCAGGCGGGCGCCGGCCATCCAGCCGTCCACCGACGCCAGGTCGCCCGTCAGCTTCTGGCCCACCTGTTCGAACCAGCCGGCCGCCTCGTTGAAGGCCGCGGCCTCCGCCGCGTGCCGGCCCAACGTCAGCAGCACGTCCGACAGGTACTGGCTCTTGGGATAGGACTGCGCCAGCTTCGCGCCCAGCTCGCGCTCGCGCGGCAGGTCGCGCTTCTCGCGCGCGGCGGTGAACGCGCCGTAGAGCGCCTTCTCGCCGATGTCGCTGTTCTTGTTCTCGTCCGCGACCTTCATCAGGCCTTCGATGACGTCGCCCGTCTCCTGCGCGCTCTGCAGGGCCAGCTCGTCCAGGGCCTCGGCCTTGCTCTGCGTGAGGATCTTCTGCACCTCACCGCGGAAGCCGGACGGCAGCGAGGACGCGAGGAACTTGCGGCCCGTCTCGTCCAGCTTCTTGAAGTCGTTCACCTGCCGGAGGCTGTCCAGGGCCAGGTTGCCCGCGACCGGCGCGTCCTTGTATTGCGGGTGCGCCAGCGCGAACGCGGTGAACAGCTCCGCCGCCTTCGGGTACTCACCGTCCTCGTAGTAGGCGCGCGCGATGTTGAACTTCACGTCCAGCACGTGCGGGCTCTGCGGGTAGCGCGACACGTAGTTCGCGCCCAACAGCTTCAGGGCCTGCCGCGCGTCCGCCACCTCGAAGGCGTTGCGCTTCTGCGCCTCCTCCGGCTTGAGCGTGGAGAAGTGGGCCAGCAGCGCGCCGTACATGGCGGTGTCCACGGCCTTGTTGTCCTTGGCCTTGTCCTCGTAGCGGGCCAGCTCCTCGAACTGGCGCGCGGCCTCCGGGAACTCCTTGGCGGCGAAGAGCGCGTCCGCGCGGTTCTTCATGATGGGCCGCACGTACTGCTCCGGGCGGAACAGCCCCAGGTACTCGCGGTAGGCGTCCGCGGCCTTCAGGTACAGCTCACGCGAGTCCGCCTTCTGCGCGGCCAGGTGCACCTGCGTGGACAGGTCGCGCGCCATCTCCTCCGTCTCCGCGAGCTGCTTCTTGCGGTCGGACTCCGCCATCTCCGGGTCCGTCTTGCTCTGCACCGCGGCGCGCACCAGGAAGCGGATGTCCTCCGGCTCCGGCATCACCTTGCCCTTGGCGGCCTTGAGCGAGTCGTACAGCTTCTGGCTGCGCTCCAGGTCCATCTCCGGGTCGGGCTGCACTTCCATCAGCTTGCGCAGCGTGGGGATGGCCCACTCGTACTGCTGCTTGATGAAGTAGCGGTTGCCCAGCTTGTCCAGCGCGAGCGCGTACGTGGCCCGGCTGTCGCTGAGCTTCTCGAAGTAGTTGAGCGCGCCCTTGGCGGGCTTGGCCTCCGTGTAGCTGTAGACCAGGTCCAGCAGCGCCTCGCGCTTGACGTTGAGCGCCTTCTTCACGTCCACGCCGGGCAGGGGCGCGCTGGCGGCCGCCGCCTCGAAGAACGTGACGGCCTCCGCGTGCTTGGCCTGGTTCACGCGGATCCAGCCCATCTTGTAGCGGGCCAGGTCGTGCACCGGCGACGGCGGCAGCTCCAGGATGGCCTGGTAGTGCTTCTCCGCTTCGACCAGGTCCGCCTTGTCGAAGAAGTGGTCACCGAGGATCTGCTCGGCCTCCAGGCGCAGCGGGCTGTTGGGGTACTTGCGCGTCAGGTCCCCCAGCGTCTTGAGCATCTCGTCGAACTGGCCCAGTTCGCGCTGCTCGTGCGCCAGGTAGAACGTCACCTGGTCCCCGTCCTTGAAGTCCGGGTACTCGCGCAGCAGGCGGTAGTACATCTGCACCGCCTTCTGCTTCATCAGGCGCGTCTCCGGGGAGACGATGGCGCCGGTGGCGCCCTCCGGACGGGTCTCCGCCTGGAGGTAGTACACGTAGCGGCTCTTCTCCACGTAGAGCTCCGCCAGCCGGAACTGCAGGTCCGGCAGGTACGGCGCGTTGCGGCTCTTGGAGATGAGCTTCTCGGTCTCGCCGATGGCGCGGTCCACCTTGAAGATGTCGCGCTTGAGCTTGGCGACGAGCTCCTCGCGCTCCTTCGCCTTGGACACGATGGGGTTGGTGTTGGGCCCGATACGGCCGCCAGGG
The sequence above is drawn from the Corallococcus sp. NCRR genome and encodes:
- a CDS encoding laminin G domain-containing protein; amino-acid sequence: MRNHPMRVGLAAVLLLGPVTAGAVSQKLRYKFESVSDPVTTVVDDSGKGHTGTAQSSNGGAVTVEAAGYEGQGVRFPAVCIGTACAKAFISAADSASLNPGTALFSFGARVRVTLAELSTDHGSNLVQKGLSSTPQWKLQLDDAVTGKPSCVVRTTGGADAVIVKASVGIADGVWHKVTCQRTSTTLTILIDNVARGSALLASTYDINPTGQSVGIGAKSAGNNNDQFHGAIDEVYFNLD
- a CDS encoding tetratricopeptide repeat protein, coding for MTKAGVLLLQLLTAQAPAPEAPPPEKPAAARADKLPDDPDALYKLGTAFLSQNQPRRAVAPLTKLVGLTPDGVPAKVALARALRLSGDVPKAKAVLDAALAAFPEEATLRSERGLLARIQDDTDEAITQYSVATELSPKDAELRFNLGEVLQRANRTDDAIEAYREALKLDGALQVARVNLGKALAEKGLAAEAKETLREAIRQKDGDAEAHYNLGVVLMRENDVTGAFAEYQAALKADPRHARAQNNLGVVLDGQGNARKAAEAFQKAITLDPKYAEAHFNLGLACFQLGENARATKAFEKALLLEPRRASGPYTQLGQLYLAQGKKTQAVSAFQKAIEKSADDGKKTTEAYQGLARAYLELGKVDDAVATLKTAVETFPDEPGVRAGYGDALKAKGDLDGAIAQYSACVKLQPTVENRLMLAEAYAKKHVGAQARPLYEAVLQEDPKHRAAKLGLADLLLAMGDYVAAEKLLTPAQGEEADTAALARLGILHSRRGRPDLAVPELEAVVTKDPAQLEARAELGFLYLRGGDEAKALQVLSDVLAVEPRNSLGLLYLGHTLYRQGKLPEAEKAFRGASQVDASAGEPHFALAQLLEATNRKPEAKKEYEAAVQLQPDHADAKSALQKLAVDVP
- the bamD gene encoding outer membrane protein assembly factor BamD, with protein sequence MTGPFTGLITAALLAAAAPGPGGRIGPNTNPIVSKAKEREELVAKLKRDIFKVDRAIGETEKLISKSRNAPYLPDLQFRLAELYVEKSRYVYYLQAETRPEGATGAIVSPETRLMKQKAVQMYYRLLREYPDFKDGDQVTFYLAHEQRELGQFDEMLKTLGDLTRKYPNSPLRLEAEQILGDHFFDKADLVEAEKHYQAILELPPSPVHDLARYKMGWIRVNQAKHAEAVTFFEAAAASAPLPGVDVKKALNVKREALLDLVYSYTEAKPAKGALNYFEKLSDSRATYALALDKLGNRYFIKQQYEWAIPTLRKLMEVQPDPEMDLERSQKLYDSLKAAKGKVMPEPEDIRFLVRAAVQSKTDPEMAESDRKKQLAETEEMARDLSTQVHLAAQKADSRELYLKAADAYREYLGLFRPEQYVRPIMKNRADALFAAKEFPEAARQFEELARYEDKAKDNKAVDTAMYGALLAHFSTLKPEEAQKRNAFEVADARQALKLLGANYVSRYPQSPHVLDVKFNIARAYYEDGEYPKAAELFTAFALAHPQYKDAPVAGNLALDSLRQVNDFKKLDETGRKFLASSLPSGFRGEVQKILTQSKAEALDELALQSAQETGDVIEGLMKVADENKNSDIGEKALYGAFTAAREKRDLPRERELGAKLAQSYPKSQYLSDVLLTLGRHAAEAAAFNEAAGWFEQVGQKLTGDLASVDGWMAGARLRIALGEYKEASRNLETASESAGARKGEVLALLAETRLKQKDYARAKTAAETAIKLDKNNVAAAAVLAEVQATTAPTAPPDALISTLTPAVQGPNGQTEEAAKGLWYLGEILYRGYKDLPADKVEEKVAALQAMEGVYTQAASLGYPEWAVASLWKIALAYGHIADVVDQTPVPGGLSAAETKQFQDAVKQQVGPLKSRSDEAFKACLSRAESLEVFNAAVVGCRNRTDVAALPVPQPAAPTQPAALEDLRKKAEKVLTAEALEALGMGYLDAHQYGMAQLTFGRVTELQDTRASAHAALGWAMLNLGDAMGARAAYAKALEADPTYDKARLNLAALRCRFGDTDGARRELAVLKDMGTLNGPDVDAGWKACK